The Bacteroides ovatus genomic interval ATAAAACTGTGGAATACCGATTCCGGAGCATACGGAGTTGATAATGGAACGCGTTTGTATCAGTCACATCCATGGATGATGGGAGTCAGGAAGGATGGAACCGCCTTTGGTATTTTGTTTGATACTACTTGGAAAGCTGAATTAAGCAGTACAGATGAGAAAATAGAGTTAAGAAGTGAAGGGGAGCTTTTTCGTGTATTTATCATTGACAGAGAATCACCGCAGGCTGTTGTTCGAGGATTATCCGAACTAACCGGTACTATGCCGATGGTTCCGCGCTGGGCTTTAGGCTATCAGCAATGCCGTTTTTCTTATACGCCTGACAGTCGTGTAATAGAAATAGCCGATACGCTTCGTTACAAGCGTATTCCGTGTGATGCAATTTGGATGGACATTGATTATATGGATGGTTATCGTATATTCACATTTAACCCGCAAGGTTTTCCTGATCCAAAAGCTGTAAATCGAGACTTGCATCTGCGTGGGTTCCATTCGGTATGGATGATTGATCCGGGAGCTAAAGCTGAAACAGGTTATTCTGTCTATGATTCGGGAACAGCAAATGATGTTTGGGTAAAAACTGTAGATGGAAAAGAATATAACGGTGATGCATGGCCGGGGAAAGTGGCATGGCCGGATTTCACAGATCCTAAAGTTTGCCAGTGGTGGGGCGGACTTTATAAAGACTTTATGGCGCAAGGCGTAGATGGGGTTTGGAACGATGTGAACGAACCGCAAGTGAGTAATACACCTACCGGAACGATGCCGGAAGATAATTTGCATAGAGGTGGAAATGGAATTCCTGCCGGAACTCATTTGCAATATCATAATGTTTACGGGTTCTTAATGGTTAAGTCATCAAGAGAAGGAATGTTAGCCGCGCAACCTAAGAAACGTCCTTTTATTCTGACTCGTTCTAATTTTTTGGGAGGGCAGCGTTATGCCGCAACATGGACAGGTGACAATGGTTCCAGTCGCGAGCATATGGAGATGTCTGTACCTATGTCGTTAACATTGGGACTGTCGGGACAACCTATGAGTGGCGCTGACATTGGTGGCTTCTTGTTCCATGCAGATGCCGATTTGTTTGGGAATTGGATTGCACTGGGAGCTTTTTACCCTTTTTCTCGCGGTCATGCTTGTGCCGGAACCAACAATAAAGAGCCTTGGGCTTTTGGAAAAGAAATAGAAGAGGTTTCCCGTATTGCTTTGGAACGCAGATATATTTTGCTACCTTATTATTATACTCTTTTGCATGAGGCTTCCACAACAGGTATGCCTATCATGCGTCCGATATTCTTTGCTGATCCAAAAGATCTTTCGTTAAGAGCGGAAGAAAAAGCATTTCTGGTTGGTGATGACCTGTTGGTAATCCCTTCATTTGCTAAAAAAACGGCGCTTCCTAAAGGAATATGGGAGGATTTGTCACTAGTAGACGGGGATAAGGATGGTAAATATCAGGCAAAATTAAAGATTCGTGGTGGTTCTATCATTCCTACCGGCAAGATAATACAGAATACCACTGAAAATTCACTGGATCCTTTGATGCTTTTGGTCTGTTTGGATGAGCAAGGCAAGGCTTCCGGAAGTATGTATTGGGATGCTGGAGACGGCTGGTCATACCAAAAAGGTGATTATAGTTTACAACAGTTTACAGCAGAACGTAATGGTAACAAAGTCATGGTGAAACTGGTTGGAAAAACAGGAAAAAGAGAACTGGAGAATAAAGGGATGGCAATTGTCAAGGTGATAACTAAACAAGGTATTCGACTGGCTAGTGGTAATCTGACAGAAGGTATTGAAGTCGGATTGTAAACAGGCTACCACCTCGTTGGGAAATAATAAATGAAAAAATATATGGAAAAGATAATTGGTATATTGATAGTTCTATTTGTGGTTGGGACTACCATGCAGTCGTGTAGTGAAGATAGTAAAGAAGAGGAAAACTTTCTCCAAAAAATTGATCCGGTGGAGCAACTGGAAGTGTTGAATACAAATAGGGAGAAAGAGCTGGTTGTGAATTTTGTGAGGAAAACCTATGTGAAAGATCTCCAGATAGAAATAGCTTATCGGAGGATAGACACCGGAAAGACGCAGGAATGGAGCATTGTTTTATTAAATGGTAATGATGTCAAATACAAAAACGGAGCAAATTATTTGCTACAAGTACCTTCAGAGGGAACGTATGAGGTAGCGGTCACTTTAGTGGGAGTCAATGGTTTGCGGTCGGAGAGTAAAAGTCAGGAAGCGGCAACCTTTGAATATGCACAAATGAAAATGTTTGATTGTGCTCATACCTTGATGACAAAGGTTATAGAGTATTATTATCACAAGGGGCCTCGGACGTGTTGGCAGACATGGTATCCTAAGGCTGACGGTTATTGGGATGGAGACGCACTTGTATGGGGACAAGGTAGTGGATTGTCTGCGTTTGTGGCAATGAGAGAAGCTTCTCTTGGTACGGGGCAGGAACGGCACTATGAGTCTTTGGACAATGATATGTTCAGTGGTATTCAGGCTTTTTGGATAGCAGATCGTGGACGTACTGCATATAGTGTGTATCCGGCAGCTGGCAACGAGCGTTTTTATGATGATAATGTATGGATTGGACTTGATATGGCGGAATGGTATATTATTACTAGAGATAAACGTTATTTGACTCAGGCTGAGGCTGTGTGGAATTATTTGGCACAGTATGGGTGGGATGAAACTTGTGGTGGCGGAGTACATTGGAGAGAATTGAACGAACCTAGTAGGTCGAAGAATACTTGTTCTACAGCTCCGACAGGGGTATTGAGTTGTATTTTATATCAGTTAACTAACAAACAAATTTATTTGGATAAAGCAAAAGAGTGTTTTAACTGGTTGCAGACTTATATGTATGATCCTAGTGATCATTTGTATTATGATAACGCTTCTCCTAAAGATGATGATCCCACTCAGGTAGGTAACATAGAGAAGAATAAGTATTCTTATAATTCTGGTCAGCCTTTGCAGTTGGCTTGTCTTCTTTATAAAATAACGCAAGAGAATTCTTATTTGAATTTAGCAAAACAAATAGCGGAAGCTTGTCACAATAAGTGGTTTAAACAGTTTCATTCGGATATTTTGAAACGTGATTTTAAAGTCCTGTCGCCCGGACACGCATGGTTTAATACTATTATGTGTCGTGGATTTTTCGAACTCTACTCCATTGACAAGAACTCATTGTATTTGGAAGATATACATAGTACGATGTTACACGCCTGGTTTGGCAAAGCACATCATAATAATGGATTGATTAATAATGAGGATTTGAGTGGTTTAAGTGGAGATATTCCGACAGAAGACGGTGGCAATAAATGGCAGATTCTACATCAGGGTGCACTTGTAGAACTGTATGCTCGTTTAGCTGTATGGGAAAAAAAACAGAATTGATTTTCTCGTCGGCAGGTATTTGGAAAAATATCTGCCGGCAAGTTATATATTCTTAGGCAAGTCGTTTATTATTATAGCTAGTCTTTTTACGTCTATTAATAGTGGAGTCGGTACCTTACCCCATTTTGTTCGGGTTTGAAAAGAGAATACAGATTTGAATTAATACTTTTCTCTTGTGTTCTCTTATTGTTCTCTTATTCTGCTTAGTGGTGCTTAATGTGTTGAATATGAGGACTTTATTTTGTGCTCTTATTGTGCTTGTTGTGCGCTTCTTTGTCAACGAAATTTTGTCTTCATTTTGTCACGCCAGAGTATATGTAATAGGTGAAAAAGAACTTATTTTGCTTTCGTTAACAAGAAAAATATATGCATAGTTAAGAATACAAATGTATTTAGTAACCTTAATAAACAAGTAAAATGAAT includes:
- a CDS encoding TIM-barrel domain-containing protein; protein product: MKQNCIKTVAISLLVTLSLSTNASTRKVNVARSVMVGNGIAKFVPDGFDAKKVPSFAIEKEPREQGALSSGWELVPDFSLTDGKANASLIIPEGTSIYGGGEVTGSLLRNGKTIKLWNTDSGAYGVDNGTRLYQSHPWMMGVRKDGTAFGILFDTTWKAELSSTDEKIELRSEGELFRVFIIDRESPQAVVRGLSELTGTMPMVPRWALGYQQCRFSYTPDSRVIEIADTLRYKRIPCDAIWMDIDYMDGYRIFTFNPQGFPDPKAVNRDLHLRGFHSVWMIDPGAKAETGYSVYDSGTANDVWVKTVDGKEYNGDAWPGKVAWPDFTDPKVCQWWGGLYKDFMAQGVDGVWNDVNEPQVSNTPTGTMPEDNLHRGGNGIPAGTHLQYHNVYGFLMVKSSREGMLAAQPKKRPFILTRSNFLGGQRYAATWTGDNGSSREHMEMSVPMSLTLGLSGQPMSGADIGGFLFHADADLFGNWIALGAFYPFSRGHACAGTNNKEPWAFGKEIEEVSRIALERRYILLPYYYTLLHEASTTGMPIMRPIFFADPKDLSLRAEEKAFLVGDDLLVIPSFAKKTALPKGIWEDLSLVDGDKDGKYQAKLKIRGGSIIPTGKIIQNTTENSLDPLMLLVCLDEQGKASGSMYWDAGDGWSYQKGDYSLQQFTAERNGNKVMVKLVGKTGKRELENKGMAIVKVITKQGIRLASGNLTEGIEVGL
- a CDS encoding glycoside hydrolase family 76 protein yields the protein MEKIIGILIVLFVVGTTMQSCSEDSKEEENFLQKIDPVEQLEVLNTNREKELVVNFVRKTYVKDLQIEIAYRRIDTGKTQEWSIVLLNGNDVKYKNGANYLLQVPSEGTYEVAVTLVGVNGLRSESKSQEAATFEYAQMKMFDCAHTLMTKVIEYYYHKGPRTCWQTWYPKADGYWDGDALVWGQGSGLSAFVAMREASLGTGQERHYESLDNDMFSGIQAFWIADRGRTAYSVYPAAGNERFYDDNVWIGLDMAEWYIITRDKRYLTQAEAVWNYLAQYGWDETCGGGVHWRELNEPSRSKNTCSTAPTGVLSCILYQLTNKQIYLDKAKECFNWLQTYMYDPSDHLYYDNASPKDDDPTQVGNIEKNKYSYNSGQPLQLACLLYKITQENSYLNLAKQIAEACHNKWFKQFHSDILKRDFKVLSPGHAWFNTIMCRGFFELYSIDKNSLYLEDIHSTMLHAWFGKAHHNNGLINNEDLSGLSGDIPTEDGGNKWQILHQGALVELYARLAVWEKKQN